The Aedes aegypti strain LVP_AGWG chromosome 3, AaegL5.0 Primary Assembly, whole genome shotgun sequence genome contains a region encoding:
- the LOC5574556 gene encoding knirps-related protein, whose product MNQQCKVCGEPAAGFHFGAFTCEGCKSFFGRSYNNLSSISECKNNGECIINKKNRTACKACRLRKCLMVGMSKSGSRYGRRSNWFKIHCLLQEQQQAAQQQAANHKAGAPPVHGMFGPPGAYPHAMYSRPPCTKEELMLLGLEEYSKHPSASPSVSSPDSHNSDSSNEINDRRNALLRQGKLHDSPTINKELFLPLPFGGLPLMPPPGFLPPSHLMFPGFHPALYPHHQGLLKPADSPIISSSPLANNNSRYTPNHNTSSANTNSTPVETKSPDSFTKRFYLDAVLESQRCPSNETAGSAKEEPEPEEVVPATMTPPRSPAAVAGPQQDNPIDLSMKTGSSCSSEDHRTSVSGADSDDEQLVVVTNDRNSPLAKYTNNNSLPNHHHNHLNNNHHHNHHNHQRHQSSSSAGHGSASDSDIEDRETEYEREVKRMKLQGTTPLDLTTKV is encoded by the exons ATGAATCAACAGTGCAAAGTGTGCGGAGAACCGGCGGCCGGTTTTCACTTCGGGGCGTTCACCTGTGAAGGATGCAAG TCCTTCTTCGGTCGCTCGTACAATAATCTTTCGTCGATATCCGAGTGCAAGAACAACggtgaatgcatcatcaacaaGAAGAACCGAACGGCATGCAAGGCCTGTCGGTTACGCAAGTGCCTTATGGTGGGGATGTCAAAAAGTGGCTCCCGATATGGACGCCGGTCCAATTGGTTCAAGATTCATTGCCTTTTACAAGAGCAGCAGCAAGCCGCCCAACAGCAGGCGGCCAATCATAAGGCGGGGGCTCCTCCAGTTCACGGGATGTTCGGACCACCTGGTGCCTATCCACATGCGATGTACTCAAGACCGCCTTGCACCAAGGAAGAACTGATGCTCCTCGGCCTGGAAGAATACAGCAAACATCCATCAGCATCACCATCAGTGAGCTCCCCCGACAGCCACAATTCGGACAGCTCCAACGAAATCAACGACCGGCGGAACGCCTTACTCCGGCAAGGAAAACTCCACGACTCACCAACGATCAACAAGGAATTGTTCCTACCTCTCCCCTTCGGAGGACTACCCCTGATGCCACCACCAGGCTTCCTTCCCCCATCACACCTTATGTTCCCCGGATTCCACCCGGCCTTATACCCGCACCATCAAGGTCTCCTGAAACCTGCTGACTCCCCAATCATCAGCAGTTCCCCACTTGCCAACAACAACAGCCGCTACACACCAAATCACAATACTAGCAGCGCAAATACCAACTCCACACCCGTGGAAACTAAATCACCGGATTCTTTCACGAAGCGCTTCTACCTGGATGCCGTCCTCGAATCCCAGCGGTGTCCTAGTAACGAAACGGCTGGCAGTGCCAAAGAAGAACCCGAACCGGAAGAAGTTGTCCCAGCGACAATGACTCCTCCTCGATCACCTGCCGCCGTGGCAGGTCCTCAGCAAGACAACCCCATCGATTTGAGCATGAAAACCGGTAGTAGTTGCTCCTCGGAAGACCATCGGACTTCCGTTTCCGGTGCCGATAGCGATGACGAACAACTTGTCGTCGTTACCAACGATCGCAACTCACCGCTCGCCAAATACACCAACAACAACTCCCTCCCAAACCACCATCACAACCATCTcaacaacaatcatcatcacAATCACCACAACCACCAGCGGCATCAAAGTTCCTCATCGGCTGGTCATGGGAGCGCGAGCGACTCCGACATTGAAGACCGAGAAACCGAATACGAGCGGGAGGTCAAGCGGATGAAACTGCAAGGAACCACTCCGTTGGATCTGACCACCAAGGTTTGA